Part of the bacterium genome, CACACCGGAGATGAAGGCCGCCATCGAACGGATGCGTCCCGAAGTGCAGCAGGAGGCCGAGGCGGCCAAAGCCGCCGCCCGCCAGGATCTCAACGCCTATGTCGCCCAGCTCAGGTTGGAACAGCAAAAGAAGATCGAGGCCAAGCAGGCGGAAGCGCAGGCGGAGTTGACCAAAGTCGTCGACGAAAAGGCGCAGGCGCTCAGCAAGGACAACCAGCAGTTCCAGCAGCAGACGATGGCGGAGTACCGCCTGCAACTCCTCAACCTCAAGCTGAAGCTCGAGGACGTTCAGCAGACCGGCAAGGGGGAGGCCGACCGGTTGAACGCGCAGATCCAAGCGGTCACCAAAGAGCGGGACGACAAGATCGCCGCGCACGAGAAGGCCAACCAGCAGGTCCTCCAGCAGTTCCAGACCGAGCAGGTGCAGGCCGCCACGGCTCAGATCAAGGCCTACCAGGATCAGCTGACCAAGGAAGGCCAGCGACTGGTCGACGAGCGTTCAACGAAGGCCACCCAAGAGGTGCGCATTAAGCTCGAGGCGATGCAGCAGGAGTTCAATCAGCGCCTGCAGCGTCAGCAGCAGACGATCGTCTCGGCGGCCCGCGACGCACAGACCAGGGAGGTGGAGAAGGTCAAAGCCCAGGCCCAGAAGCAGGCCCAGGCTGAGTTCAGTCAGGTGCGGGCCCTCGAGGGGGAACTGCAGACGGTGGCCCGCGCCCGCGCCCGGCTCTACGCCGTGATCCTGGCGGACCTTCGAGTCGAGGCCGTGGGGTTGGCGCAGGAGAAGCACTGGGACGTGGTGCTCACCCAGACGATCGCCGCGCCGGGCACGATCGACGGAACGGACGAGCTCATCGCCCGCATCAAGCGGTGAGGAACCGGCGATGATGCGATTCCTTGTAGGGCTCCTGGTCGTCGGCGCCGCATTCAGCGCCCAGTGGTGCGGGGGATCGCCGGTCGGGGTCGTGGACACGCAACGCGTCTTGAACGAGAGCGTGAGAGCGTTGCAGTACCAGAAGGAGTTGGACAATCGCGAGAAGCAGATGGTCGCCGAGTTGGCCGCGATCTCGGCGCAGGTCAGTAAGGCCGACCTCAACGCGCGACGGGCTCGGTACCTCACCGAGTTGGGTCAGATGCGGCATGACCTCGAAGGTCAGCTCACCCAACAATTGAGCCAGGTCGCCGGCGAGATCGCCAAAGAAGATCACCTCCGCGCCGTGCTCGTCAAGACCCCGCTCATGTACGGCGGCCGGGATATCACGCAGCAGGTCATCGACCGGCTGAAATAACGGGCTGGAGCGCGGGATGCGGTTGGATGCGCTGGCGCAACGTGTCGGCGGGAAGGTCGCGGGAGACCCGGGCGTCCATGTGGGTGCGGTGGTGCGTCCCGAGGACGCCCGCGCCGGCACCGTGGTGGTCCTGACCGATCCGCGCCGGCTCCCGGAGGTGGAAGCGGCCGGCGCGGCCGTGATCCTGTCTCGGGACGCCCCCGCGACACCCCTGCCCGCGATCCGTGTCGAAAACATCCGCCTCGCGCTCGCCCTGGCGCTCCGCGCGCTCGCCGCGCGGCCGACGCCCGCGGCGGGAGTCCACCCGACCTGTGTGATCGGGGAGGACGTCCGGGTCGGGGAGGGCGTGTACCTGGGGCCGTACGTCGTGGTCGGAGACGGCGTGGCGATTGGAGATCGGGCGCAGATCCACGCCCACGTCGTCCTCGAAGAGGACGTCGAGATCGGGCCCGAGTGCGTGCTGTATCCCCAGGTGACGATTCGGCACGGGTCCCGGCTTGGCGCCCGCGTCGTGATCGATAGCGGGACGGTCGTCGGCAGCGAGGGGTTCGGGTACGCCCAGGATGCCGAGCGGCGCCACGTGCACATCCCCCAAGTTGGGCACGTCGTGATCGGCGACGATGTGGAAATCGGCGCCAACGTGACGATCGACCGGGCCATGCTCGGAGAGACGCGGATCGGCCGCGGCACGAAACTCGACAACCTCATCCACATCGCGCATAACGTGGAGATCGGCGAGGACTGCGCGTTCGCCGCCGGGGTGCTCATCGCGGGCAGCACGCGCATCGGGAATCGCGTGCTGATCGGCGGGTGGACCGGGGTCACAGACCATATCGAGATCGGCGATGATGTGGTGATCATGGGGGACACCGGCGTATCGCACAGCACGCCCTCGGGGGCGGTGGTGGCGGGTCATCCGGCTCAGCCGCGCATGGCGCAGCGGCGTTCCGAGATCGCCTACCGGCGACTTCCCGAGATGGTGAGGCGGATGCGGGACCTCGAACTGCGGCTCCGGCGTCTGGAAGGTGGGTAGCCGCCTCCGGTGGATCGGAGCCGCCAAGGGACGATCGCCGCGCCGGCGCGCCTGGGGGGAATCGGTCTTCACAGCGGCCGGTTCCAGGAGATGGTGCTCCGCCCGGCACCACCCGGCTCCGGCATTGTCTTCCGGCGCGCGTCTGGGGGAGCCGTCATTCGCGCCGTGCTCGACGCCGTCACCGGCACGGATGGACGGGTGAG contains:
- a CDS encoding OmpH family outer membrane protein, giving the protein MMRFLVGLLVVGAAFSAQWCGGSPVGVVDTQRVLNESVRALQYQKELDNREKQMVAELAAISAQVSKADLNARRARYLTELGQMRHDLEGQLTQQLSQVAGEIAKEDHLRAVLVKTPLMYGGRDITQQVIDRLK
- the lpxD gene encoding UDP-3-O-(3-hydroxymyristoyl)glucosamine N-acyltransferase — protein: MRLDALAQRVGGKVAGDPGVHVGAVVRPEDARAGTVVVLTDPRRLPEVEAAGAAVILSRDAPATPLPAIRVENIRLALALALRALAARPTPAAGVHPTCVIGEDVRVGEGVYLGPYVVVGDGVAIGDRAQIHAHVVLEEDVEIGPECVLYPQVTIRHGSRLGARVVIDSGTVVGSEGFGYAQDAERRHVHIPQVGHVVIGDDVEIGANVTIDRAMLGETRIGRGTKLDNLIHIAHNVEIGEDCAFAAGVLIAGSTRIGNRVLIGGWTGVTDHIEIGDDVVIMGDTGVSHSTPSGAVVAGHPAQPRMAQRRSEIAYRRLPEMVRRMRDLELRLRRLEGG